The stretch of DNA ATGAACAGCGCAACCGATTGAAATTGCTAGCTCTCACAGCATCCCGCGCTGGGGAAGGGAGGGTCACCACCCTCAGCCTTTGGTCACCATTTCTTCTGCTTCGATCGATAAGTTCCGATAGGAGGTCGAATCGGGGTATACGATCTCGCCACTCCGGAGCTCGGCCCACCTCTGGCCATCTCCGTCAATCCCCGATTTTCCCACAATCGCGACTTTGCGTTGCCCGCTAACAATCCGGCGAGCGAGTATCACGGACTCGAGCGCCTCGACCTCGCTCATCACCTGGTCCAGTTGTTTAAGCTCTGTGACCTCAATGGCGAAGTTCATGTGCGCCCGCTCGTCGCCGGTCGTTTTGATAACGCACTCGGAGATGTTGACCTGGCAAGCGGCGATAGCGTCGGCGACTTCGGCCAAGACCCCCGGTTTGTCCCCCGTCTCGACCAGAATACTCACCGTACGGGGCTCCTTCTTCTCAACACCCTCCCCGGCGTCAAGACTCCTCTCGGCGTTCCCCTCCATTTCGCCAATTTCAATGACGTCTCCCGCCCGCCAATTTCGACTCATGGTAATTCCTCCAAAACCCTTCCCGCTACCAGTGCG from Nitrospinota bacterium encodes:
- a CDS encoding ACT domain-containing protein, whose product is MSRNWRAGDVIEIGEMEGNAERSLDAGEGVEKKEPRTVSILVETGDKPGVLAEVADAIAACQVNISECVIKTTGDERAHMNFAIEVTELKQLDQVMSEVEALESVILARRIVSGQRKVAIVGKSGIDGDGQRWAELRSGEIVYPDSTSYRNLSIEAEEMVTKG